One stretch of Tenacibaculum sp. MAR_2010_89 DNA includes these proteins:
- a CDS encoding cell wall metabolism sensor histidine kinase WalK, which produces MKNHKAVSNKLILKLGFTFLTLIFIVGIVYISLTFFSVKKFYSETTQRLNANIANHLIEEKFKKNSPFLDDGSVNKSLFGDIMHDMMAVNRAIEVYLLNESGEILYSVVLDHTNPNKPLKKISLLPVKKFIQNKEQYILGDDPREAGKQKIFSAAHFVKNNKEGYIYIILASQKFQQICDSLFTDYFFKLCTRTTLLTMIFAVFIGWLSIWFLTKSLRTIIHHVNKFKEGDLCSRIPNPYNSDLSVLAVTYNNMAQTISHNIKEKESINSFRKELIANVSHDLRTPLTAIRGYIETLKIKEGSIAINDRKEFMDIIEKSACYLSNLVNQLFEYSKLEIKQIEINLEPFYLTNLMLDIKQRYEILAKNKNIKISMIVKTSLPPVMADVKLIERAIQNILDNAIKFTPINGKITIYLSNKQGYVSVKIKDNGPGIYEHDQELIFDRHMKATLTNKEQGIGLGLAIVKKIMELHKTEITVNSYVNKGSVFEFNLPSYNINN; this is translated from the coding sequence ATGAAAAATCACAAAGCAGTATCGAATAAATTAATCTTAAAATTAGGATTTACGTTTTTAACACTAATTTTTATTGTAGGAATAGTGTATATTTCTTTAACGTTTTTCTCAGTTAAAAAGTTTTATAGCGAAACTACTCAAAGACTTAATGCTAATATTGCTAATCATTTAATAGAAGAGAAGTTCAAAAAGAATTCTCCTTTTTTAGATGATGGCTCTGTAAATAAAAGTTTATTTGGCGATATAATGCATGATATGATGGCTGTTAATAGAGCTATAGAAGTGTATTTACTAAATGAATCTGGAGAAATTTTGTATTCAGTAGTATTAGATCATACGAATCCGAATAAGCCATTAAAGAAGATTAGTTTATTACCTGTAAAAAAGTTTATACAAAATAAAGAGCAGTATATATTGGGGGATGACCCTAGAGAAGCTGGGAAACAAAAAATATTTTCAGCAGCTCATTTTGTGAAAAATAATAAGGAAGGTTATATATATATAATATTGGCAAGTCAAAAATTTCAACAGATTTGTGATTCACTATTTACCGACTATTTTTTTAAGTTATGTACTAGAACAACTTTATTAACTATGATTTTTGCTGTTTTCATAGGTTGGTTAAGTATTTGGTTTTTAACTAAAAGTTTACGTACAATCATTCATCATGTAAATAAGTTTAAGGAGGGAGATTTGTGTAGTAGAATACCCAACCCATATAATTCTGATTTATCTGTTTTAGCTGTTACATATAATAACATGGCTCAAACGATATCGCATAATATTAAAGAAAAAGAGTCTATAAATAGTTTTAGAAAAGAACTAATAGCTAATGTTTCACATGATTTAAGAACTCCTTTAACAGCTATTAGAGGGTATATAGAAACTTTAAAAATAAAAGAAGGGAGTATTGCTATTAATGATAGAAAAGAGTTTATGGATATAATAGAAAAGAGTGCTTGTTATTTATCCAACTTAGTAAATCAACTATTTGAGTATTCTAAACTTGAAATAAAACAAATTGAAATAAATTTAGAGCCATTTTACCTGACTAATTTAATGTTAGATATTAAACAACGATATGAGATATTAGCAAAAAACAAGAATATAAAAATATCTATGATTGTTAAAACATCATTACCACCGGTAATGGCAGATGTCAAATTAATTGAAAGAGCAATACAGAATATATTGGATAATGCGATAAAGTTTACACCAATTAATGGTAAAATAACAATATACTTATCTAATAAGCAAGGTTATGTTTCAGTTAAAATTAAAGATAATGGACCAGGTATTTATGAGCATGATCAAGAATTAATTTTTGATCGACACATGAAGGCTACATTAACCAATAAGGAACAAGGTATTGGTTTAGGTTTAGCTATCGTTAAAAAAATAATGGAACTTCACAAAACAGAAATAACTGTTAATAGTTATGTAAATAAAGGAAGTGTTTTTGAATTTAATTTACCAAGTTATAATATTAATAATTAG
- a CDS encoding response regulator transcription factor, whose translation MKKVLIIEDDVAISKLLEFHLIDLNYTIIKAFKGDVGLEKALNDDFTLIILDITLPNIDGIEVCKQIRLVKQTPIIMLTAKTEELDKVLSLELGADDYITKPFSVREFIARVKAVTRRFENTSGTKKIIESNNELTFKELSINIDKRKVLLKNKEINLSPIEFDLLVLMASNAGKVYSREKLLELVWGYDFDGYRHTVNSHINRLRGKIEENMVTPKFILTTWGVGYKFNDELKIPSHEKSQSSIE comes from the coding sequence ATGAAAAAAGTACTTATTATTGAAGATGATGTTGCAATTTCTAAATTGTTAGAATTTCATTTAATAGACCTTAATTATACTATTATTAAGGCTTTTAAAGGAGATGTAGGTTTAGAGAAAGCTTTAAATGATGATTTTACATTAATAATATTAGATATTACGTTACCTAATATTGATGGAATAGAGGTTTGCAAACAAATTAGGTTAGTAAAGCAAACTCCAATAATAATGCTAACTGCAAAAACAGAGGAACTAGATAAGGTATTAAGTTTAGAGTTAGGAGCTGATGATTATATAACAAAACCTTTTAGCGTAAGAGAATTTATTGCTAGAGTGAAAGCTGTAACTAGGAGGTTTGAAAATACTTCGGGAACCAAAAAAATAATTGAATCTAACAATGAATTAACATTTAAAGAGTTATCTATAAATATAGATAAGCGCAAGGTTCTTTTAAAAAACAAAGAAATAAACTTATCACCAATAGAGTTTGACTTACTTGTTTTAATGGCGTCAAATGCAGGTAAAGTTTATAGTAGAGAGAAATTATTAGAATTAGTATGGGGATATGACTTTGATGGTTATAGGCATACAGTAAATTCACACATAAATAGATTGAGAGGTAAAATAGAAGAAAATATGGTAACCCCTAAATTTATATTAACTACTTGGGGGGTAGGGTATAAGTTTAACGATGAGTTAAAGATACCCTCCCATGAAAAATCACAAAGCAGTATCGAATAA
- a CDS encoding AMP-binding protein, protein MKKSALSHSSNSLELYKQSKEVNQINREFNFNAISNLSPENQNLFIEYGIAKKTTSTFKSVLNAFEYWLGKTPNNVAASFLNDTITYKELDNEATILALILKQKGIKSGDTIGLYTHRSIHFLIGIVAALKLGAIYVPQDPRIVPPKMLKNISELSNQKMILTFSNYKESVSFFSTKQTILIDKELKKKIYRNLYGNIKLINYKNDNINKICFILFTSGTTGLPNGVQVTHKNLCNILFNSPGNLGIKPGTKVAQLLNISFDMAAWEVLGCLGNGGTLLIRDKDINETAQKANVIIATPTVLTTINYKKCKNIETVAVAGEPCPVILANTWSRICNFYNSCGPTETTIVNTMKKCIPGTSELSIGKPTPNNTVYILNEDMKPTKIGEVGIMWAGGDCVTKGYLNNDILNAKKYLDDPFLSKKSKMFNTGDLGKWNEAGELIHYGRVDDQVKIKGFRVELDAISKIIEGFKEVKRAVTLKHQNFLVSFIGLQAKTKTNLTELIKKAIEKELPYYYVPNEFIFLNELPKTSRGKIDKRELKKSLNK, encoded by the coding sequence ATGAAAAAATCAGCTTTATCACATAGTTCTAATTCTTTAGAATTATATAAACAAAGCAAAGAGGTAAACCAAATAAATAGAGAGTTTAACTTTAATGCTATTAGTAATTTGTCCCCTGAAAATCAAAACCTATTTATAGAATATGGTATTGCAAAAAAAACAACATCTACATTTAAAAGCGTTCTCAATGCTTTTGAATATTGGTTAGGAAAAACTCCTAATAATGTAGCTGCTTCATTTTTAAATGATACAATAACCTATAAAGAATTAGATAATGAAGCTACCATTTTAGCTCTTATTTTAAAACAAAAAGGAATTAAATCTGGAGACACTATTGGTCTGTACACACATCGGTCTATTCATTTTCTAATTGGTATTGTTGCCGCACTTAAATTAGGGGCAATATATGTGCCTCAAGACCCACGGATTGTACCACCAAAAATGTTGAAAAACATTAGTGAATTAAGTAATCAAAAAATGATACTAACCTTTTCAAATTACAAAGAAAGTGTATCTTTTTTTTCTACTAAACAAACTATTCTAATTGATAAAGAATTAAAAAAGAAGATTTACAGAAATTTATATGGCAACATAAAACTTATTAATTATAAGAATGATAATATTAATAAAATTTGCTTCATTTTATTTACATCTGGTACAACAGGGCTACCTAATGGAGTTCAAGTAACTCATAAAAACTTATGTAATATTCTTTTTAACTCTCCAGGTAACTTAGGAATAAAACCAGGTACAAAAGTAGCACAATTGCTAAATATTTCCTTTGATATGGCTGCTTGGGAAGTTTTAGGCTGCCTAGGTAATGGAGGCACTTTATTAATAAGAGATAAAGATATTAACGAAACAGCTCAAAAAGCTAATGTAATTATCGCTACACCAACTGTTTTAACTACAATTAACTATAAAAAATGTAAAAATATAGAAACTGTGGCTGTTGCTGGAGAACCTTGTCCAGTTATACTTGCAAACACTTGGTCAAGAATTTGTAATTTTTACAACTCTTGTGGCCCAACAGAAACTACTATTGTGAATACAATGAAAAAATGTATTCCAGGAACAAGTGAATTATCAATTGGTAAACCAACTCCTAATAACACTGTTTATATTTTAAATGAAGATATGAAACCAACAAAAATTGGTGAGGTTGGTATTATGTGGGCTGGTGGAGATTGCGTTACAAAAGGCTATTTAAATAACGATATTTTAAATGCTAAAAAATATTTAGATGACCCTTTTTTGTCAAAAAAAAGTAAAATGTTTAATACTGGTGATTTAGGAAAATGGAATGAGGCTGGAGAATTAATTCATTATGGAAGAGTTGATGATCAAGTAAAGATTAAAGGCTTTAGAGTAGAACTAGATGCTATTTCAAAAATAATTGAAGGTTTTAAAGAAGTTAAAAGAGCAGTAACATTAAAACATCAAAACTTTCTAGTTTCATTTATTGGATTACAAGCAAAAACTAAAACTAATCTTACTGAGCTTATAAAAAAAGCAATAGAGAAAGAACTACCATATTACTATGTACCCAATGAATTTATCTTTTTAAATGAACTTCCTAAAACTTCTAGAGGGAAAATTGATAAAAGGGAGTTAAAAAAATCTTTAAATAAATAA
- a CDS encoding enoyl-CoA hydratase-related protein, whose protein sequence is MNVLFEQIGRVVVAKLNRPSALNALNTETMYELISKLEKFDKSPSVGCIIITGSENIFCAGADIKEMASKNFSQMFEEDYFGYWEVFSKIKTPIIAAVSGYALGGGCELAMMCDTILASENAVFGQPEIKLGVIPGIGGTQRLTSLVGKSKAMDIILSGRNIEAKEAENIGLASKIISQNNFLNKVIKYAQNIANYSKTALIASKEAINQSLECSLKDGIVFERRVFHSLFNTQDQKEGMDAFLEKRIANFNSIYQPIKK, encoded by the coding sequence ATGAACGTACTATTTGAACAAATAGGAAGGGTTGTTGTTGCCAAGCTAAATCGACCTAGCGCATTAAATGCGTTAAATACTGAAACCATGTATGAGCTAATATCTAAACTAGAAAAATTTGATAAATCACCTTCAGTAGGCTGTATAATTATCACTGGAAGCGAAAATATTTTTTGTGCTGGTGCAGACATTAAAGAAATGGCATCTAAAAATTTTTCTCAAATGTTTGAAGAAGATTATTTTGGATATTGGGAAGTATTTTCAAAAATAAAAACCCCTATAATAGCTGCTGTTTCAGGCTACGCTCTTGGTGGAGGCTGCGAATTAGCAATGATGTGTGATACAATTCTTGCTTCAGAAAATGCAGTATTTGGTCAACCAGAAATAAAATTAGGAGTTATACCTGGTATTGGTGGTACTCAAAGGCTTACTTCCTTGGTAGGTAAATCTAAAGCTATGGACATTATCCTTTCAGGAAGAAATATTGAAGCTAAAGAAGCAGAGAACATTGGATTAGCTTCCAAAATTATTTCACAAAACAACTTCTTAAACAAGGTCATAAAATACGCCCAAAACATTGCTAATTATTCTAAAACTGCATTAATAGCTTCGAAAGAAGCTATTAATCAATCATTAGAATGCAGTTTAAAAGATGGAATTGTATTTGAACGAAGAGTATTTCATTCTCTATTCAATACTCAAGATCAAAAAGAAGGAATGGATGCTTTTTTAGAAAAGCGAATAGCAAATTTTAACTCAATTTATCAACCAATTAAAAAATAA
- a CDS encoding DUF6733 family protein: MKNLIISFVVLTISVLNIYSQEEKENKTSFAIMPIHNSGAGFNNVFLGSHQIKPKTNLTFYSVFWVNPSFGNQGKDLFLETGIGLGYSLANNKLYLNPSLGFGHGKLLSGAAETKIAESIIPSLFMIYNSGRFEFEAYTAYYKSLRGEGNSQDLMLNWVIPGFKINKSLSIGGFYEHLGQTRADSGNTITLYQYLGAYIKTTLNNGVWFRFAAGPNISGDRVNSKEFYKIQAFIPI; the protein is encoded by the coding sequence ATGAAAAATTTAATAATATCATTTGTAGTACTTACTATATCTGTACTTAACATTTACAGTCAAGAAGAAAAAGAAAATAAAACAAGTTTTGCAATTATGCCTATACATAATAGTGGCGCAGGATTTAATAATGTTTTCTTAGGATCACATCAAATAAAACCAAAAACAAATTTAACTTTTTATAGTGTTTTTTGGGTAAATCCATCTTTTGGTAATCAAGGTAAAGATTTATTTTTAGAAACTGGTATTGGTTTAGGCTACTCTTTAGCTAATAATAAGCTTTATTTAAACCCTAGCTTAGGTTTTGGTCATGGAAAGTTACTATCAGGTGCTGCTGAAACTAAAATTGCTGAAAGTATAATACCTAGTTTGTTTATGATTTATAATTCTGGTAGATTTGAATTTGAAGCATATACCGCTTATTATAAAAGTTTAAGAGGTGAAGGTAACTCACAAGACTTAATGCTTAATTGGGTTATACCAGGGTTTAAAATTAATAAGAGTTTATCTATTGGAGGGTTTTATGAACATCTAGGTCAAACAAGAGCAGATAGTGGAAATACAATTACCTTATACCAATACTTAGGTGCTTATATTAAAACTACTCTTAATAATGGTGTTTGGTTTAGATTCGCAGCTGGACCAAATATTTCTGGTGATCGTGTAAACTCAAAAGAATTTTATAAAATACAAGCTTTTATACCTATATAA
- a CDS encoding DUF4258 domain-containing protein, translating to MQLLKRFGYYLIGLALGSVAVLFFWKNKNVSFDYGMDARTLKSIRIKKRLFSNDVKQILATKKIDTSYISQILKNGDVDFGKSKARQKPCAEYYITGKDSLKNMSLYVTRCDSTSTIDKIFIN from the coding sequence ATGCAGTTATTAAAACGTTTTGGATATTACCTTATAGGATTAGCATTAGGCTCAGTTGCTGTATTGTTTTTTTGGAAAAACAAAAATGTCTCTTTTGATTATGGTATGGATGCAAGAACTTTAAAATCTATAAGAATTAAAAAACGTCTATTTTCTAACGATGTTAAACAAATACTAGCTACAAAAAAAATTGATACTTCATATATTTCTCAAATTTTAAAAAATGGAGATGTTGATTTTGGCAAAAGTAAAGCAAGACAAAAACCTTGTGCTGAATATTATATTACTGGTAAAGACAGTTTAAAAAACATGAGTTTATACGTAACACGTTGTGATTCTACTTCAACTATTGATAAAATATTTATCAATTAA
- a CDS encoding YdeI family protein — MNLKVTEYIQDKNKWTQELKLLRSALQELPLEEDIKWGIPAYLYKGKNIIGMSAFKNYCGLWFHQGIFLKDENKLLINAQEGKTKAMRQWRFNSLKDIDVELVKSYVLEAIDNAEKGKAIKPQKNKTPIIIPQQLQNELDSNSLLLEKFDSFSLSKQREYVNYLIEAKRETTKQKRLEKIIPMILKGIGLHDKYR, encoded by the coding sequence ATGAATTTAAAAGTAACAGAATATATACAAGACAAAAATAAATGGACGCAAGAGTTAAAACTCTTGCGTTCTGCTTTACAAGAATTACCATTAGAGGAAGATATAAAATGGGGAATTCCAGCTTATTTATATAAAGGGAAAAACATAATAGGGATGTCGGCTTTTAAAAATTATTGTGGTTTATGGTTTCATCAAGGAATATTTTTGAAAGATGAAAACAAATTACTTATAAACGCACAAGAGGGAAAAACAAAAGCAATGAGACAGTGGAGATTTAATTCATTAAAAGATATTGATGTTGAACTAGTAAAAAGTTATGTTCTAGAAGCTATTGATAATGCTGAAAAAGGAAAAGCAATAAAACCACAAAAAAATAAAACACCTATTATAATTCCTCAACAATTACAAAATGAATTGGATAGTAATTCATTACTTCTAGAAAAATTTGATTCTTTCAGTTTAAGTAAACAACGAGAATATGTAAATTATTTAATAGAAGCTAAACGTGAAACTACAAAACAAAAGCGTTTAGAAAAAATAATACCTATGATATTAAAAGGTATAGGTTTACATGATAAATATCGTTAA
- a CDS encoding VOC family protein has protein sequence MKTSTYLHFNGNCGEAMKYYADILGGEITMLMQFKEAPEEICNMIPDFAKELIMHCTLEVGNMAILASDFLNEKEDFKAGNNFAISLNAEDENEALTVFNGLAEEGTILMPFAEAFWGGKFGMLKDKYGVSWMMSLGDNSI, from the coding sequence ATGAAAACTAGTACGTATTTACATTTTAACGGTAATTGTGGAGAGGCAATGAAGTATTATGCAGATATTTTAGGTGGTGAAATAACAATGCTAATGCAATTTAAAGAAGCACCTGAAGAAATATGCAATATGATTCCTGACTTTGCAAAAGAACTTATTATGCACTGTACTTTGGAGGTTGGAAATATGGCTATTTTAGCTTCTGACTTCTTAAATGAAAAGGAGGATTTTAAAGCTGGAAATAATTTTGCAATTAGTTTAAATGCAGAAGATGAAAATGAAGCGTTAACTGTTTTTAATGGATTAGCTGAAGAAGGTACTATTTTAATGCCTTTTGCGGAAGCTTTTTGGGGAGGTAAATTTGGAATGCTAAAAGATAAATATGGTGTTAGTTGGATGATGTCCTTAGGTGATAACTCTATTTAA
- a CDS encoding ATP-dependent DNA helicase RecQ, which yields MSIEQSDLYEALKKIFGFNKFKGLQENVVNSILNNENTFVIMPTGGGKSLCYQLPALMKEGTAIVVSPLIALMKNQVDAIRGISENKGIAHVLNSSLNKTEISQVKSDIESGITKLLYVAPESLIKEEYVTFLRQQKISFVAIDEAHCISEWGHDFRPEYRNLRAIIKQIDNVPIIGLTATATEKVQEDILKTLGMSDANVFKASFNRANLFYEVRPKTKEIEKDIIRFIKTRIGKSGIIYCLSRKKVEEIAQVLQVNGINAVPYHAGLDAKTRVKHQDMFLMEDCDVVVATIAFGMGIDKPDVRFVIHHDIPKSLESYYQETGRAGRDGGEGYCLTFYSYKDIEKLEKFMANKPVAEQEVGHALLQEVVGYAETSMNRRKYLLHYFGEEFDAVNGEGADLDDNMRNPKKKHEAENEVVKLLSVIRDTNEMYKPKEVVNTIIGKENALLKSHKTTQQPFFGIGKDKDNHYWMALIRQVLVVDLIKKEIEQYGVLKLTKKGKEFIGSPTSFMMTENHVYATDDDGTIITNTKSNGAGVDNKLVAMLKDLRKNVGKKLGVPPFAVFQDPSIDDMALKYPINLEELSKVHGVGEGKAKKYGKDFVKLIANYVEENDVMRPDDLIVKSTGVNSGLKLYIIQNTDRKLPLDDIAKSKGLEMPELIKEMEAIVFSGTKLNIDYAIEDLLDEDQQEEISEYFMEAETDKIQDALDEFDGDYDEDELRLMRIRFMSEVAN from the coding sequence ATGAGTATAGAGCAGTCGGATTTATATGAAGCATTAAAGAAAATCTTTGGATTTAATAAGTTTAAAGGTTTACAAGAAAATGTAGTAAATAGCATTTTAAATAATGAGAACACGTTTGTGATCATGCCTACGGGGGGAGGTAAATCATTATGTTATCAATTACCAGCACTAATGAAAGAAGGAACAGCTATTGTTGTTTCTCCATTAATTGCTTTGATGAAAAATCAAGTTGATGCTATAAGGGGGATTTCAGAAAATAAAGGAATAGCACATGTTTTAAATTCATCTTTGAATAAAACAGAAATAAGCCAAGTAAAATCTGATATAGAAAGCGGAATAACAAAGTTGTTATACGTTGCTCCTGAATCACTTATTAAGGAGGAATATGTAACCTTTTTAAGGCAACAAAAAATTTCTTTTGTGGCAATTGATGAAGCCCATTGTATTTCAGAGTGGGGGCATGATTTCAGACCTGAGTATAGAAACCTTAGAGCGATTATTAAACAAATTGATAATGTTCCAATAATAGGTTTAACAGCTACAGCTACAGAAAAAGTACAAGAAGATATATTAAAAACGCTTGGTATGAGTGATGCCAATGTTTTTAAAGCTTCCTTTAACAGGGCAAATTTATTTTATGAAGTACGTCCAAAAACAAAGGAAATAGAAAAAGATATAATTAGATTTATCAAAACTAGAATAGGTAAATCAGGAATTATTTATTGTCTTAGCCGTAAGAAAGTAGAAGAAATAGCACAAGTATTACAGGTTAATGGTATAAATGCGGTGCCTTATCATGCTGGATTAGATGCAAAAACAAGGGTTAAACATCAAGATATGTTTTTGATGGAAGATTGTGATGTTGTTGTTGCTACCATTGCCTTCGGAATGGGAATAGATAAACCAGATGTTCGTTTTGTTATCCATCATGATATACCAAAAAGTTTAGAGAGTTATTATCAAGAAACTGGTAGAGCAGGTAGAGATGGAGGAGAGGGTTACTGTTTAACTTTCTATTCGTATAAAGATATTGAAAAGTTAGAGAAGTTTATGGCAAATAAACCTGTAGCTGAACAAGAAGTAGGGCATGCTTTATTACAAGAAGTTGTAGGTTATGCAGAAACATCAATGAATAGGCGTAAATATTTATTGCATTATTTTGGAGAAGAGTTTGACGCTGTAAATGGAGAAGGTGCAGATTTGGATGATAACATGCGTAACCCTAAAAAGAAACATGAAGCAGAAAATGAAGTAGTAAAGCTACTTTCAGTAATTAGAGATACTAATGAAATGTACAAACCTAAAGAAGTGGTAAATACTATAATAGGTAAGGAAAACGCATTATTAAAATCTCATAAAACCACACAACAACCATTTTTTGGAATAGGAAAAGATAAAGATAATCATTATTGGATGGCTTTAATACGTCAAGTATTAGTAGTAGATTTAATTAAAAAAGAAATTGAACAATACGGTGTTTTAAAATTAACCAAAAAAGGAAAAGAGTTTATAGGTAGTCCAACATCATTTATGATGACAGAGAATCATGTATATGCTACTGATGACGATGGTACTATTATCACTAATACTAAATCTAATGGTGCTGGTGTAGATAATAAGTTAGTAGCAATGCTTAAAGACTTGAGGAAAAATGTTGGTAAGAAATTAGGAGTACCTCCATTTGCTGTTTTTCAAGATCCTTCAATTGATGATATGGCCTTAAAGTATCCAATAAACTTAGAAGAGTTATCGAAGGTTCACGGTGTTGGAGAAGGTAAAGCTAAAAAATATGGTAAAGATTTTGTAAAATTGATAGCGAATTATGTTGAAGAAAACGATGTAATGCGGCCTGATGACTTAATAGTAAAAAGTACTGGAGTAAACTCTGGATTAAAGTTATACATTATTCAAAATACTGACAGGAAATTACCATTAGATGACATAGCAAAATCAAAAGGGTTAGAAATGCCTGAATTAATTAAGGAAATGGAAGCTATTGTATTTTCTGGAACTAAACTTAATATTGATTATGCAATAGAAGATTTATTAGATGAAGATCAGCAAGAAGAGATAAGTGAATATTTCATGGAGGCTGAAACGGATAAAATACAAGATGCACTTGATGAGTTTGATGGAGATTATGATGAAGATGAATTACGATTGATGAGAATTAGGTTTATGAGTGAAGTAGCAAACTAA
- a CDS encoding SIS domain-containing protein, translating into MKNSSDILSIAKETLLSQSNAIANLANLLNNSFINAVNFILNSKGRVIVTGIGKSANIASKIVATLNSTGTPAVFMHAADAIHGDLGNVQQNDTVICISKSGNTPEIKVLVPLIKNSNNKIIAITGNPDSFLGKSADFLLNSYVEKEVCPNNLAPTSSTTAQLVLGDALAVCLLELRGFTSSDFAKYHPGGALGKRLYLRVSDLVKNNELPKVNISDPLTRVIIEISEKRLGVTAVVDKNGSIVGIITDGDIRRMLAKTTKIDELIANDIMSKNPKTIHIDAMAIDALDALENNSITQILAIDDSNKYVGVVHLHDLIKEGIF; encoded by the coding sequence TTGAAAAACTCAAGCGATATCCTTTCAATTGCTAAAGAAACATTACTTTCTCAAAGTAATGCTATTGCTAATTTAGCAAATTTATTAAATAACTCGTTTATAAATGCTGTAAACTTTATACTAAATTCTAAAGGACGTGTAATTGTTACTGGTATTGGTAAAAGTGCTAACATAGCTTCTAAAATTGTTGCCACCTTAAATTCAACTGGAACTCCTGCTGTTTTTATGCATGCAGCTGATGCTATACATGGTGATTTAGGAAATGTTCAACAAAATGATACAGTTATTTGTATTTCTAAAAGCGGAAATACTCCTGAAATAAAAGTGTTAGTACCTTTAATAAAAAATTCTAATAATAAAATAATAGCAATAACAGGAAATCCAGACTCTTTTCTAGGAAAAAGTGCAGACTTTTTGTTAAATTCTTATGTTGAAAAAGAAGTGTGTCCTAATAACTTAGCTCCAACCTCTAGTACTACCGCCCAATTGGTGTTGGGAGATGCTTTAGCTGTTTGTTTGCTTGAGTTAAGAGGATTTACTAGTAGTGATTTTGCTAAATATCACCCAGGCGGTGCTTTAGGTAAACGCTTATACTTACGTGTTTCTGACCTTGTTAAAAATAACGAATTACCTAAAGTGAATATTTCTGACCCTTTAACAAGGGTTATTATTGAAATATCAGAAAAAAGATTAGGTGTAACAGCAGTAGTTGATAAAAATGGTTCTATCGTTGGAATTATTACTGATGGAGATATTAGGCGTATGCTTGCTAAGACTACTAAAATTGATGAGCTAATTGCTAATGATATAATGAGTAAAAACCCAAAAACAATACACATAGATGCTATGGCTATTGATGCATTAGATGCACTTGAAAACAATAGTATTACACAAATATTAGCTATTGATGATTCAAATAAGTATGTTGGTGTTGTACATTTACATGATTTAATAAAAGAAGGAATATTTTAA